DNA sequence from the Octopus bimaculoides isolate UCB-OBI-ISO-001 chromosome 22, ASM119413v2, whole genome shotgun sequence genome:
AGAGCAAAACCCATAGAAATCAACCAAGACACGAGTAAATCGTCAAATTTTACAGTAAAAGCTGAAATCTACATCTCAGAACGCTTCTCCTCCAGCAAACAGACGAATGACAGAATTGATAAATTGAAATCAGGAAATGGGACTTTGACGAAGGCAGACGACGACGTCGATGGACGTCTGCTGACAGCAACAAAGAACACAGAAAATCACCAAATGAAACCTTTTGCCATTACTGGAGTCCTTGACCATCAGAATCGACCCATAAGTCTTCTTAAAGCTTTTACCGAAGGCATTTTGGATCAAGTCCGTGGTACGTACACCAACCCCAAAACGGGGGCAGTCATATCCATTCCTGAAGCAATAAGTCGAGGTCTTATTGTTGTTAATTACAAAGACGAAGTTGGTGACAGTACAGAGAAAGCCCAGTCAAATGGCATTGGTACACCTGCAAATCATATTGACAGCAGTTCAATCCTTGCATCAGGTAAGATATTGGATTTCATATTgataactttgtttttttttttgaaattttattgattgattgttGTTGGTCTTGATACGAAATAGCAATTGAGAGTATTTTCGAAGATTAGATTTGCCCAACATGAAGAAATACAGGATTGATACAATGAGAAGTTCTGATATTTCAAGCCTATTGAACCTATTCATATGGAAAAATAGActcaggagtggcagtgtggtaagtagcttgcttaccaaccacatggttctgggttcattcccactgcgtggcaccttgggcaagtgtcttctactatagcctcgggccgaccaaagccttgtgagtggatttgatagacggaaaactgaaagaagcccgttgtatatatgtatatataaatatatatgtgtgtgtgtatatgtttgtttgtctgtgtttgttcccccaacatcgcttgacaaccaatgctggtgtgtttacgtccccgtaacttagcggtttggcaaaagaggctgatagaataagtactaggcttacaaagaataagtcctggggttgatttgctcgactaaaggtggtgctccagcatggccgcagtcaactgactgaaacaagtaaaagagattagattatttctctccccttctcttcatGTACCATTTCTACAGGCATCGGCAATCATGGAACCTTCATGCCAAAGTCTGAAGATTCATGATTTTTCATGGGAAAGATGCAACAGTAATTTCCCATCACTTACCaccaatttttttaaagtttattctgCTCATCTCCTATTCTTCCACACTTTCCCATGAGGTACATGGTCCATTTAATTAACCCTTAGGTAGCGGGTGGAGTGAGTCACATGatatcaacaacaaataaaacaaatgttaattCTTTTTGCCTTTACCATGGAGAATTTATTGGAATTAATGCTTAGCTAAAGTTTATTTAGCAGtacgcatggctgtgtggttaagaagtttgcttcccgaccatatggttttgggttcagtccattGCATAGCAacttgtcttctgctatagcctcgggccaatgaaagtcttgagagtggatttggtgaatggaaactgaaagaagctcattgtatatgtgtgtgtttgtgtctccttctcttgacatcaaatgatagctgtaaacaagtgccactgtcatgcaagcagtgtcatttatttccaatcttccgtgAAAACATGGCCGGCCTCAGGGAAATATTGCtttgctttgaaacaggtgagggttggtgactggaagggcatctgtcataaaaaatctgcctcaataaattctgtgcaacccatgcaaacatggaaaagtggatgttagaatgaaaaaaataaaagtgatgatgaataatgaataGATAAAATAGCAGCATTTGCCTGGATAAGATGTCAGGCTCTTTCGCTTCCCCTGTGTTGATGTTTCTGATGAAATCTGTCATTTTAATCTTGTTTCAGGGATTATCGATCCTCGAACTGGTGAAGTGATGAGCATAAAACAAGCAATCGCAGCTGGCATTTTGAACATGACATCAGGTAAATACATAAATCCAATCACCAAGGAAGAAATGCCTCTTCTTGAAGCAGTTAAGACCGGATATGTCCAGATCAATCCGAGCGTTATCGAAGCTTTGTCAGAACCAGGAGTTTATACCCAGTTTCAACTTGGAGATGTCACATATGTTGTAGACAACGTCGTTGATCCTTCAACCAAGGCTAACATATCACTGAAGAGAGCCATTAGTGATAACATCATTGACTTGAACACAGGAACTTATCGTAACCCTGTGGACGGTGAAAGTATACCAGTGTCGGAAGCCGTTTCTAAAGGTTTAATTGCTATCCATCCGTTAAATCCTAACAtcgacaaaaataacaacaacacaatttGTGTGAAAGAACTGCGAGTGAAACAAGAGCGATACATTGCAGCCCACACAGAAGCGGTGCTTTTGAACTGTGATAATGTAGATTCTTCACGTCCTGATCCAAACGTTGCTATATATGAAAAACTCAGTAAAAAAGTTGATCTCAATTTGAAAGGAATCAAAGATCCAAACACATCGAAGTCTTTAACAATCGATGAAGCTTACCAAAAAGGCGTCTTGAACTTTGCAAAAATATCATACGATCAAATGGACGGAGAATTAATACCGTTGCCTGAGGCCACTGCCAAAGGCGTTGTAGAATCTAATGTTCTGAAAGAGATCCTCTCTGCGTATGAAGAATCCAGTGTTGGTGTGCTCATTGACGAAGGAGTATTTGATTCCGAAACAGGTTTGGTAACTGATGTCAGTAATGGACAGACTTTATCCATCCATACTGCAGTACAACAGGAAATTATCCATCCAGAAATGACGTATTTTTATGAAGTGCCTTCCAATCAAATACTGAGTTTGTCGGGAGCGATCGAAAATGGCCGATATGATATAATCACAGGTAAATATGTGAAAGCCCACACGCACGAAGAAATGGATTTGAAGAAAGCCGCAGAGAAAGGATTAATACGAACGCACATTGATCCCGAAGAAATTTCCAAAGTCTGTGAGTCATTGAACCATCTTCGACATTACATGAACACTGATATAAAAGGAGTTGTGATGCCAAACTCCAACGATGTAGTCAGCATTGACGAAGCTGTCCGAGCTGGAGTGCTGGATTTGACGAAATGTCTTTATGTCAACGAGGCTCTTGGAGAGAAGATGCCATTAATCAAAGCTGTAAAATCAGAGAAAATCGAGGTGCCAGTAGCTCTTCAGTTGTTTAGTGCCTTAAATAAAATGTCTCTGTTCCAGCAGTTAATGGACAATAAAATCCATCCAGTCACCGGTTTGGTCAGTTTACCAAATTCTGATACCACTCTAACGATCAAACAAGCTACAGAAGCCGGCTATCTTCAACCTGATCATCTATACTTTATTGATCAGACATCTGGTGAAATTGCTACGGTGACATCGTACACAGATGAAGGAAAGTTCAACCCCGAGAACGGCACATTCTTGAACAACAAAACTGGCAAGTTTCGCACAATATCACAGGCTATTGAAGAAGGACTTATTGATGCTTCCGTCGCacctgaaaaatacatcgaaaatGCCCCGACGCTTCGAGAGTTGATTGACAAGCGTAAAATAAACCCAAGGAATTCCGTTTTCATTGCTCCGGAAGGTCAAGAAATCCCGTTGAGAAATGCGATGGCTGATGGTTTCCTCACGATGAATTCCAAAGTGAGGATAGATCAGAAGAATGGCCGTGTGACATTGGCATCAAATGAAGAGGTTGTGAAGGCGTTGGTCCGCGTCAAAGAAAAAGCTGCATGGCTCTCGGAAGTGGAGAAACTGTTGGTTTCTCAAACGAAACCGAGTGAAAATCTGGAAAATTTAAAGAAGCaacaaattgaaacaaaggtaagacttgacaaaataaaattttggtatttttttctattttacttttcttgaatttattgatttcagaattaattttatcaaaaatatttaaaaacactttaGAAGTCTTGTACATTTCATTCCATTGTGTCGTGTGTCCTGGGTCATATGATTaatgtttaaccctgggtcagccCCGTtaaagcaaacctatgatcaaaggcattccagttaggGCTGCCCCGTCGTTTCCTTCTGTATACGGAACACAGGAACAAACATCCTAACATGCCCTTTCATTTTTAAACCCCATGACGTGATTTTTTAAATCCCCATGATGTGTGTACGAGTCAACAAAGAGAACGTCTACATGGTGGCTAGACTtcgtagaaatagtagccaaatctccctcatatcacaacCCTATTGTTTCAGGTATGTATAAGCCAATAGAATAGGCTCtggttctcgaccattttttttttctttttgccctttTCCATCCCTATTCTACTCTACTGGACCTCCTTAGCCATtcaatatatatggaaaaattcTGCGGAATTCTGGTTTACGCACGGCATACAACCCCTCAtaacttaaaaaatattttgtggggAATTTTTGCGAATGtgtgttctacacatgggaaATCATACaactatgtaaaaagaaaaaaaaagaaaattttttttttgtgtggtttaAGGGGTATTTNNNNNNNNNNNNNNNNNNNNNNNNNNNNNNNNNNNNNNNNNNNNNNNNNNNNNNNNNNNNNNNNNNNNNNNNNNNNNNNNNNNNNNNNNNNNNNNNNNNNNNNNNNNNNNNNNNNNNNNNNNNNNNNNNNNNNNNNNNNNNNNNNNNNNNNNNNNNNNNNNNNNNNNNNNNNNNNNNNNNNNNNNNNNNNNNNNNNNNNNNNNNNNNNNNNNNNNNNNNNNNNNNNNNNNNNNNNNNNNNNNNNNNNNNNNNNNNNNNNNNNNNNNNNNNNNNNNNNNNNNNNNNNNNNNNNNNNNNNNNNNNNNNNNNNNNNNNNNNNNNNNNNNNNNNNNNNNNNNNNNNNNNNNNNNNNNNNNNNNNNNNNNNNNNNNNNNNNNNNNNNNNNNNNNNNNNNNNNNNNNNNNNNNNNNNNNNNNNNNNNNNNNNNNNNNNNNNNNNNNNNNNNNNNNNNNNNNNNNNNNNNNNNNNNNNNNNNNNNNNNNNNNNNNNNNNNNNNNNNNNNNNNNNNNNNNNNNNNNNNNNNNNNNNNNNNNNNNNNNNNNNNNNNNNNNNNNNNNNNNNNNNNNNNNNNNNNNNNNNNNNNNNNNaaagaataaatattattaggtattttaaaaatcttttattcttttctcgttttggtcattagaccgcggccatgctggtgcaccaccttcaagggttttaggtaaacaaatcgatcccaggagttattttttaaagcctgatacttattctatcgcactccttttgttgaactgcttagTTGCAGTGTCGCAaacacactggttgtcaagcggtactgcgagacaaatgcaaagacacacacacacacacacgacgggcttctttcagtttccgtttaccagatccactcacaaggctttgggcagcccGATGctgtagtagacgacacttgtccaaggtgccatgcagtggaactgaacccggaaccatgtggttcggaagcaaacttcttaccacgtgcacaaattttgacaacaaaatcttatatggaccctggttgagaaccactgctctacatggtcactttacacgttagaaatagcagccaagtcggCTTCCTCAGACCACACTCTACTTTCTTAAATAAAAGGCATGTTTTATATAAGATGGTCCTGGAAATACTCGGAAAACCCAGGAGTACCTCATGTTTACCCCCGATATAATCTGGATTTAAATCTTGATTAGGATCAACATGTATCAAGCCAGATGAGCATTTTGACTGGGGTAGCGACAGGGGTAGCTATCCACATCAGAAAGGACAATGGGAATGTTTCCAAAGGTTCAAGTCTTCATCAAATAAatcttccttcattttttctctttgtcatcatcatcgtcatcacaaccatccaccaccaccaacaccaccaccaccatcatcatcatcgtcaatcaTAACtgcagtggattggtagaattgtttgaGCAATTTCGAAAGAAGCGGGTTAGTTGATACGATCGACCCCCACCGCACCGTACCCTAcccaaatactactactacactacACTTGCACTTTTACGTTATTTTTATCGCATCCTCCCCcaacgagacagagagagagagagagagagagagagagagagagagagagagagagagttgagaggcaaagtc
Encoded proteins:
- the LOC106873494 gene encoding uncharacterized protein LOC106873494 — translated: MNGFLSWLNCVKMKQKLEIGDPDVMGSHIRNVLNHLLDYQLRTEKLFEQSRQVYPVNARTEPLTHAVKAKALLCYQHEDILIVKGETCILLENSDPARWKIRNCRGKEGEVPAILLVIPPPHSEACNEASRLRQQMVVLWRAAQPLLRQHIMTFLSKIAKDTQTKQLQTFSASQKANTMKLLNEAIQLFHGSSFDQDYKNFQKHVSGIRRVLTQTRTNKDQADSSSQACRTWYKAERVVMMYKNLMLYSNNYEETVNSSTEQQQVMLQLTNPPLTYTSKAYFEKAKPIEINQDTSKSSNFTVKAEIYISERFSSSKQTNDRIDKLKSGNGTLTKADDDVDGRLLTATKNTENHQMKPFAITGVLDHQNRPISLLKAFTEGILDQVRGTYTNPKTGAVISIPEAISRGLIVVNYKDEVGDSTEKAQSNGIGTPANHIDSSSILASGIIDPRTGEVMSIKQAIAAGILNMTSGKYINPITKEEMPLLEAVKTGYVQINPSVIEALSEPGVYTQFQLGDVTYVVDNVVDPSTKANISLKRAISDNIIDLNTGTYRNPVDGESIPVSEAVSKGLIAIHPLNPNIDKNNNNTICVKELRVKQERYIAAHTEAVLLNCDNVDSSRPDPNVAIYEKLSKKVDLNLKGIKDPNTSKSLTIDEAYQKGVLNFAKISYDQMDGELIPLPEATAKGVVESNVLKEILSAYEESSVGVLIDEGVFDSETGLVTDVSNGQTLSIHTAVQQEIIHPEMTYFYEVPSNQILSLSGAIENGRYDIITGKYVKAHTHEEMDLKKAAEKGLIRTHIDPEEISKVCESLNHLRHYMNTDIKGVVMPNSNDVVSIDEAVRAGVLDLTKCLYVNEALGEKMPLIKAVKSEKIEVPVALQLFSALNKMSLFQQLMDNKIHPVTGLVSLPNSDTTLTIKQATEAGYLQPDHLYFIDQTSGEIATVTSYTDEGKFNPENGTFLNNKTGKFRTISQAIEEGLIDASVAPEKYIENAPTLRELIDKRKINPRNSVFIAPEGQEIPLRNAMADGFLTMNSKVRIDQKNGRVTLASNEEVVKALVRVKEKAAWLSEVEKLLVSQTKPSENLENLKKQQIETKVRLDKIKFWYFFLFYFS